Proteins encoded together in one Telopea speciosissima isolate NSW1024214 ecotype Mountain lineage chromosome 4, Tspe_v1, whole genome shotgun sequence window:
- the LOC122658079 gene encoding carboxymethylenebutenolidase homolog, with product MGLTSTLSFPFPLKDHPRSHFLSPALLRCFPSSKLWTYNHQRCSYYTKNAICKVSCSQVKLEEGKDDEACELVNGVELMLGEGMDCFRSYLFKAVKNNNGTGILLLSDIFGFEDSSTRDFAYRVACNGYNVLVPDLFRGDPWKKDQSKANFEKWLAAQAPDRVAKDINTSTKWMVDEFVAAGISKKLGIIGFCFGGGRLVETLAQDQGTYFGIGVCFYGTRMDKSLAVHIKVPVLFVSGDNDPLCPVGILNDMEKSIGRGSKVVVYEGHGHEFAHRPESPEEDEDAEEAFLVMRNWLNEALLVSSY from the exons ATGGGTTTGACATCAAccctttcctttcccttccctCTAAAGGATCACCCACGTTCACACTTCCTCTCACCTGCCCTTCTCAGGTGCTTCCCCTCTTCT AAATTATGGACTTACAATCATCAAAGATGCTCGTATTATACAAAGAATGCGATCTGCAAAGTATCATGCAGCCAAGTGAAACTGGAAGAGGGGAAAGATGATGAGGCTTGTGAACTAGTAAATGGAGTTGAACTTATGTTAGGAGAGGGTATGGACTGTTTCCGCTCTTATCTGTTCAAGGCAGTGAAGAATAATAATGGAACTGGTATACTTCTACTGTCTGATATTTTCGGATTTGAAGATTCATCTACGAGGGATTTTGCATACCGTGTTGCCTGCAATGGATATAA TGTTCTAGTACCAGATCTGTTCCGTGGGGATCCATGGAAGAAAGACCAATCCAAAGCCAATTTTGAAAAGTGGTTAGCTGCGCAAGCCCCTGACAGGGTCGCTAAAGATATTAACACATCAACAAAATGGATGGTCGATGAATTCGTAGCTGCTGGAATCTCAAAGAAGCTTGGTATTATCGGTTTTTGCTTTGGAGGTGGCCGATTAGTGGAGACTCTAGCCCAGGATCAAggcacctattttggcattggTGTCTGCTTCTACGGGACGAGGATGGACAAATCTCTAGCAGTCCATATTAAAGTCCCTGTATTATTTGTTTCTGGAGACAATGATCCACTTTGCCCAGTTGGTATCTTAAATGATATGGAGAAGAGCATTGGTAGAGGCTCGAAGGTGGTTGTTTATGAAGGGCATGGTCATGAGTTTGCTCACCGGCCTGAGTCtccagaagaagatgaagacgcGGAGGAGGCATTTCTGGTGATGAGAAATTGGCTCAATGAAGCCCTGCTTGTAAGCAGTTACTGA